GCAGAACAGGGCGAGGACGAGCGCGCCGCCGCCGCTTGCGAGCAGCGCCAGGACTTGCGCGGCACCGGGCGCGCGCGGGCCGGCCGCGCCGGCGAACACGTCGGACACAAGCAGCGCGGCGGCGGTTCCCACGGCCTGCAGGGCCATCGCGAGCGTCAGAAGCCCCCGGAGTTTCATGGTGCGATACCAAAAGACGTGCGCCGCGGAAGGGACCGTCACCCCCTGGCCGGTCCGGGGCGGATTTTAGCTACAGGCTCAGCTTTAACCCGTCGATCGCCAATTTTCGACGCCGGGAGACTGCGGGCTGTTCCGCGAAACGAGGCCCGTTCCGCCTCAACCTGCCGGGGAATCGTCCTGGCGCAGCGTCGTCACCCAGATGACGCGCGCGACCTGCTGGGTCGGGTTGTCGAACATGTGCGGCACGATGCTGGGGAAGCGGAAGCTGTCGCCGGCCTCGAGCAGGTGGGCCTGGTTGTCGAGCCACAGCCGCAGGCTGCCGGACAGGATGTAGCCGGCCTTCTCGCCGGTGTGCTGGAAGAAATCGGTGCCCGACGAGCCGCCGGGATTGAGCGTGAGTTCGTACAGTTCGAGCTGACCTTTTCCGGCCGGGGTCAGGGCTTCCTTGACGACGCCGCTGGCGGTGAGTCGCAGCAGGCGCCGGCTGTTCTTGCGCACGATGTAGCGCTGGGGTTCGCCCTGATCGCTGGTCTCGAAGAAGTAGGAGATCGGCACGTCAAGCGCGATGCTGAGCAGGCGCAGCGTGCGCACCGACGGCATGGCGCGTGCGCGTTCGAGCTGGCTGATCATGCCGTTGGACAGGCCGGTGCGGTTGGCGACGTCCTGGATCGAGAGGCCCGCGCGCTGACGGAGCAGCCGCACGGTCTCACCGAGGCGCTGGTCGATCGCCTCGTCGCTGTCGATCGTTGCAGCATCCTTCGGACCGTTCGTGTCGCCGCGACCATCCATGTCGCTCTCCCATGCATCGTCTCGCCGCCGGCCGCATCTGAGGCGACCGGACAGCGTTCAGTCGGAGTGAAAAGGTCGCGCATACTAGCAATGCGATTGACAGGTGTATTTAG
The DNA window shown above is from Bradyrhizobium sp. CB1650 and carries:
- a CDS encoding XRE family transcriptional regulator; amino-acid sequence: MDGRGDTNGPKDAATIDSDEAIDQRLGETVRLLRQRAGLSIQDVANRTGLSNGMISQLERARAMPSVRTLRLLSIALDVPISYFFETSDQGEPQRYIVRKNSRRLLRLTASGVVKEALTPAGKGQLELYELTLNPGGSSGTDFFQHTGEKAGYILSGSLRLWLDNQAHLLEAGDSFRFPSIVPHMFDNPTQQVARVIWVTTLRQDDSPAG